Proteins encoded together in one Catalinimonas alkaloidigena window:
- a CDS encoding heme ABC transporter ATP-binding protein: MSIHARHISYRRGSRYLLREVSLTLSPGRMLAVVGANGAGKSTLLKVLSGELPATGEVRLEAHPLASFSARELALHRAVLPQQGQVHFPYTVREVVHLGRQPHRTARQEDEQVVQQVMALTDTLPFADRHYQSLSGGEQQRVQLARVLAQVYPPQPHPRYILLDEPTASLDLAQQHHVLSRVRQACTHQIGVLAIVHDLNLAAAYADELLLLKAGRVVAYGPTAEVLQAHWIEQTFDHPVRLLYEAGQPLPFIVPVSSSIASLHHTPHS; the protein is encoded by the coding sequence ATGAGTATACACGCCCGCCATATCTCGTACCGCCGCGGCTCCCGCTATCTCCTGCGGGAAGTCTCCCTGACCCTGTCGCCGGGACGGATGCTGGCCGTGGTGGGTGCCAACGGGGCGGGCAAATCGACACTGCTCAAAGTGCTTTCCGGCGAACTGCCCGCCACCGGCGAAGTACGGCTGGAAGCGCACCCGCTGGCTTCCTTCTCCGCACGGGAGCTGGCGCTGCACCGGGCAGTGTTACCACAACAGGGCCAGGTGCATTTTCCCTATACCGTGCGCGAGGTGGTGCATCTGGGTCGGCAACCCCATCGGACCGCGCGTCAAGAGGACGAGCAGGTGGTGCAGCAGGTGATGGCGCTGACCGATACCCTTCCGTTTGCCGATCGGCACTACCAGTCGCTTTCGGGCGGCGAACAACAGCGGGTGCAACTGGCCCGGGTGCTGGCGCAGGTCTACCCGCCGCAGCCCCATCCGCGCTACATCCTGCTCGACGAGCCTACCGCCAGCCTCGACCTGGCGCAGCAGCATCACGTGCTGAGTCGGGTCCGGCAGGCCTGTACCCACCAGATTGGTGTCCTGGCGATTGTCCACGACCTGAACCTGGCTGCCGCCTATGCCGACGAGCTGCTCCTGCTGAAAGCGGGGCGCGTGGTGGCCTACGGCCCAACGGCCGAGGTGCTGCAAGCTCACTGGATCGAACAGACCTTCGACCACCCGGTGCGGCTGTTGTACGAAGCGGGGCAGCCCCTTCCTTTTATCGTTCCGGTTTCTTCTTCTATTGCTTCATTACATCACACGCCACATTCATGA
- a CDS encoding T9SS type A sorting domain-containing protein: MQKPILLALGLLAAGPLTAQTVTDTVSIGAGYANQVYYSLSEGPVHTAPTTNWDLAFQANLYGAAIRANHVGGVEVYDPGVDASAWATVLDTNEADTWTAYYNADTAWETGAFDAAGWYTYQGSGLVIGTKVFALKLGDGRYKKLLIDGITNGGSDPAYAIVFRYADVDGSNEVVDTLVKPDYATQNFIYYSLADGAVVAQEPADRATWDLVFTQYLADLGGMPYPVTGVLHNYIAAAPYGGSGTPPNVLVAEVSDVAVEEASDSGQTYASAINTIGYDWKAFNMTKFTYDAVDSLSYFVRAMDGQVYHVAFTGFGGSADGTFIFTKTLMRTTAADDRPGQSSLRLSVYPNPTASSAVTVAYAATEATATLQLHDVLGREVWSGSVTGPTALGTYTLPSLPLRAGTYLLSMQSGTHRVSQRVVLTP; this comes from the coding sequence ATGCAAAAACCTATACTCCTTGCACTCGGCCTCTTGGCCGCCGGGCCCCTTACCGCTCAGACCGTAACCGACACCGTTTCCATCGGGGCGGGCTACGCAAATCAGGTGTACTATAGCTTATCCGAGGGTCCGGTTCACACGGCCCCCACGACCAACTGGGACCTGGCGTTTCAGGCCAACCTGTACGGAGCGGCCATCCGGGCCAACCACGTCGGAGGTGTGGAAGTGTACGATCCGGGCGTAGACGCATCGGCCTGGGCAACCGTACTCGATACCAACGAAGCCGATACCTGGACGGCCTATTACAATGCCGATACCGCCTGGGAAACCGGCGCGTTCGACGCGGCCGGATGGTACACGTACCAGGGGTCTGGTCTGGTGATCGGCACCAAGGTCTTTGCGCTGAAACTCGGGGACGGCCGCTACAAGAAACTTCTCATCGACGGCATCACCAACGGCGGGAGCGATCCGGCCTATGCCATTGTGTTTCGCTACGCCGATGTGGACGGAAGCAACGAAGTGGTGGATACGTTGGTGAAACCCGACTATGCCACGCAAAATTTCATCTACTATTCGCTGGCCGACGGCGCCGTGGTAGCCCAGGAACCGGCCGACCGCGCCACGTGGGATTTGGTCTTCACGCAGTATCTGGCCGATCTGGGCGGCATGCCCTATCCCGTGACGGGCGTGTTGCACAACTACATAGCCGCCGCGCCTTACGGGGGGAGTGGTACGCCTCCGAACGTGCTGGTGGCCGAGGTGAGTGACGTAGCCGTGGAAGAAGCCAGCGACTCCGGGCAGACGTACGCATCCGCCATCAACACCATCGGGTACGACTGGAAAGCGTTCAACATGACCAAGTTTACCTACGATGCCGTCGATAGCCTCTCCTACTTTGTACGGGCGATGGACGGACAGGTGTACCACGTGGCTTTTACCGGCTTCGGAGGGTCGGCCGACGGGACCTTTATCTTCACCAAAACCCTGATGCGCACCACGGCGGCCGACGATCGGCCAGGGCAGTCTTCTCTCCGCCTCTCCGTCTATCCGAACCCAACGGCTTCCAGTGCTGTGACGGTGGCCTATGCTGCTACGGAAGCGACCGCCACTTTGCAGCTTCACGACGTGTTGGGGCGCGAAGTCTGGTCGGGGTCGGTCACCGGTCCTACCGCGCTCGGCACCTATACCCTGCCCTCCCTTCCGCTGCGGGCCGGCACGTATCTGCTCTCGATGCAGAGCGGTACTCACCGCGTCAGCCAACGGGTCGTACTTACTCCTTAA
- a CDS encoding hemin ABC transporter substrate-binding protein produces the protein MHRLLALSFVASILFASCQPSSPDGTATGAPDSVAVPMRMVTVGGTITELVYALGLGDRIVATDRTSVYPAAMQGLPSVGHPGNIAAEGILSENPDLIIVANDAAPDDVLTQLESTQTPVWVVENENTVASTKAMICTLAERLDRRAQGDSLLAQLDRDLAEAKARVAQATTVPKVLFIYARGRGTMQVGGRGTFAETLVQLAGGTLATPDLEQFKPLNTEALVAANPDYLLFFESGLESLGGVEGVQSLPGVAQTTAGQQGQIIAMDGLLLSGFGPRLGQAVLQLSERIHPGSRTAQR, from the coding sequence ATGCATCGCCTCCTTGCGCTCTCTTTTGTAGCCAGTATCCTATTTGCTTCCTGTCAACCTTCCTCTCCCGATGGCACTGCCACGGGCGCGCCCGACTCGGTAGCAGTACCGATGCGCATGGTCACGGTAGGCGGCACAATTACGGAACTGGTATACGCTCTGGGGCTGGGCGACCGCATCGTCGCGACCGACCGCACGAGTGTGTATCCCGCTGCGATGCAGGGCTTACCCTCGGTCGGACATCCCGGCAACATCGCAGCAGAGGGCATTCTCTCCGAAAATCCTGACCTGATCATTGTGGCGAACGATGCAGCGCCCGACGACGTGCTCACGCAACTGGAATCGACCCAGACGCCGGTGTGGGTGGTGGAAAACGAAAACACGGTAGCAAGCACCAAAGCCATGATCTGTACCCTGGCCGAACGGCTGGACCGCCGTGCGCAGGGCGATTCGCTCCTAGCGCAACTAGACCGTGATCTGGCAGAAGCGAAGGCACGCGTGGCGCAGGCAACCACCGTTCCGAAAGTGCTGTTCATCTACGCCCGAGGGCGGGGCACGATGCAGGTGGGGGGACGCGGCACCTTCGCCGAAACCCTGGTCCAGCTGGCAGGCGGCACCCTGGCCACGCCCGATCTTGAGCAGTTTAAACCGTTAAATACGGAAGCACTGGTCGCGGCCAATCCCGATTACCTTCTGTTTTTCGAGTCGGGACTGGAAAGCCTGGGGGGCGTAGAAGGCGTGCAGTCGCTGCCCGGTGTCGCACAAACTACCGCGGGGCAACAAGGGCAGATTATCGCCATGGACGGCCTGCTGCTTTCCGGTTTTGGGCCGCGCCTGGGGCAAGCCGTGTTGCAGTTGTCCGAACGCATTCATCCGGGGTCCCGCACCGCCCAACGATAA
- a CDS encoding MFS transporter yields the protein MKGKRSAAPVQWGLRENLGQFLLLVLINGFVGGMVGLERSILPPLAAQAFGVVAPTALLSFILVFGVTKALTNYVAGTVANRIGRKRLLVYGWWVGLPVPLLLMWAPHWGWVIVANVLLGIQQGLCWSTTVVMKIDLVGEKHRGIAMGINEFAGYIAIAAVALATGWLASTYGLRPYPFVVGLGLAVLGLLASIGLVQDTTAHVRQEGAKTQLPHLNRIFRETTWRHPNLGAVTQAGLVNNLNDGMVWGLLPVVLAQRGFSLTEIGFMVAVYPAVWGVGQLVTGALADVFCKKNLLFWGMSLQGLALLALPWAWSLPQVSAVAVVLGLGTALVYPTFLAAIAADTHPTQRAESLGIFRFWRDLGYAVGALLTGLLADNAGPEAAMGAVAGLTLLSAGWIRHRMSCATTGTPEWATA from the coding sequence ATGAAAGGAAAGCGTAGCGCCGCACCGGTGCAATGGGGGCTTCGGGAAAACCTCGGGCAGTTTCTGCTATTGGTATTGATCAACGGCTTTGTCGGCGGCATGGTCGGGCTGGAGCGGAGCATTCTGCCGCCGCTGGCCGCGCAGGCCTTCGGCGTGGTGGCCCCGACGGCACTGTTGTCGTTTATCCTGGTCTTTGGAGTGACCAAGGCGCTGACCAATTACGTAGCCGGTACGGTGGCCAACCGCATCGGCCGGAAACGTCTGTTGGTTTACGGCTGGTGGGTGGGATTGCCCGTGCCGTTGTTGCTGATGTGGGCACCGCACTGGGGGTGGGTCATCGTGGCCAACGTGCTGCTGGGCATCCAGCAGGGACTGTGCTGGTCGACCACCGTGGTGATGAAAATCGATCTGGTAGGAGAAAAACACCGGGGCATCGCGATGGGCATCAACGAGTTTGCCGGTTATATCGCCATTGCGGCCGTGGCCCTTGCGACCGGCTGGCTGGCTTCCACGTACGGCCTGCGGCCTTATCCGTTTGTGGTGGGGTTGGGGTTGGCGGTACTCGGGCTACTGGCCAGCATCGGGTTGGTGCAGGATACCACGGCGCACGTGCGGCAAGAGGGAGCCAAGACGCAACTGCCCCACCTGAACCGGATTTTCCGGGAAACTACCTGGCGACATCCGAACCTGGGTGCCGTGACTCAGGCCGGCCTGGTCAATAACCTGAACGACGGCATGGTGTGGGGCCTGCTGCCCGTGGTGCTGGCACAACGCGGGTTTTCGCTGACCGAAATCGGCTTCATGGTGGCGGTTTATCCGGCGGTATGGGGCGTGGGACAACTGGTGACAGGCGCCCTGGCGGATGTGTTTTGCAAGAAAAACCTGCTGTTCTGGGGCATGTCGCTGCAAGGCCTTGCGCTGCTGGCGCTGCCCTGGGCTTGGTCCCTCCCGCAGGTCAGCGCCGTGGCTGTGGTGCTGGGCCTGGGAACGGCACTGGTCTACCCGACCTTTCTGGCGGCCATTGCGGCCGATACGCACCCGACGCAGCGGGCCGAGAGCCTGGGCATCTTTCGGTTCTGGCGCGACCTGGGGTACGCAGTGGGCGCTTTGTTGACGGGATTGCTGGCTGACAACGCCGGTCCCGAGGCAGCCATGGGAGCGGTAGCCGGACTGACGCTGTTGTCGGCAGGTTGGATCCGCCACCGCATGTCGTGCGCGACCACCGGTACGCCCGAGTGGGCCACTGCCTGA
- a CDS encoding TonB-dependent receptor domain-containing protein, which translates to MRSVPGILLFLFGWLPFQARAQTVQVRDRADDRPLADAYVVFTTLRTGAAAYRLTDQDGHAQSPFAEPVQVETRLIGYRTRTDTLQPDQTYTLYLEADVQNLDEVVVTGTYQPSPRHEVLQRTRVIGAQRIQQQGALTLPDVLRNELNIGLSRDGVLGTSVSLQGLGGENVKILIDGVPVVGRQDGILDLNQLQLDDIARIEIVEGPMSVKYGADALAGVINLITKEAQEGWELGVQSHTESARQYLSEHEGTHRQSLSGSYHTGKATLQGRGGRYFFGGVPQPGVARARIWNPKQQHFGTAQVGYTFRRLKLHYKLDGLDEQIYSLGAPRYTGTRLVATDDRFQVRRLTQVLSAAAPQEARLRWDVFVSRQDFLRARTGTVKDLVTLHEQARGGSDSDTSRLVNYHSRGSLIKGREDAWLGYEVGYEVDRETGRGARIRDGQQTLYDVAVFASAELQPVPRLLLKPGLRLAYNSQYQAPPVPSLNVKYDLSDAWALRFTYGRGFRAPSLSELYLEFMDINHNVHGNPDLRAEYSHHLGLSSALRWERWGLDWQTELSLFYNDVRDKISLIQDTLTNDAYPVPRYLYFNIDRFRSQGGQWELRARRQRLEAGVGVGYTGRLNQYEAAYTTEAPRFFYSPQLSATLSYRPFARGPQLSLFYKRTGRTPLPGLTAEGQLVTYQQPAYAWLDASAVQSWWDDRLTLTLGVRNLLDVTNVRAGFSDSAHDGGSQTLLAVGRSGFFRLQFLISNAH; encoded by the coding sequence ATGCGTAGTGTCCCCGGCATTCTGCTGTTTCTTTTCGGCTGGCTCCCGTTCCAGGCCCGTGCGCAGACGGTGCAGGTGCGGGATCGGGCCGACGACCGTCCGCTGGCCGATGCCTACGTGGTGTTTACCACGCTGCGCACCGGTGCGGCGGCCTATCGGCTGACGGATCAGGACGGACACGCGCAGTCTCCGTTCGCCGAGCCGGTTCAGGTGGAAACCCGGCTGATCGGCTACCGCACGCGCACCGATACCCTGCAACCGGACCAGACCTACACGCTGTACCTGGAAGCCGACGTACAGAACCTCGACGAGGTGGTCGTAACGGGTACGTACCAGCCATCGCCCCGCCACGAGGTGCTGCAACGCACCCGGGTGATCGGCGCGCAGCGCATCCAGCAACAGGGAGCGCTGACCCTTCCGGATGTGCTGCGCAACGAACTCAACATCGGGCTGTCGCGCGACGGCGTGCTGGGCACCTCGGTTTCCCTCCAAGGCCTGGGCGGCGAAAACGTGAAGATCCTGATCGACGGGGTGCCGGTGGTCGGGCGCCAGGACGGCATCCTCGACCTGAACCAACTGCAACTCGACGACATCGCCCGCATCGAAATTGTGGAAGGCCCCATGTCGGTCAAGTACGGGGCCGATGCGCTGGCCGGCGTCATCAACCTGATTACCAAAGAAGCGCAGGAAGGCTGGGAACTCGGTGTACAGTCGCATACCGAATCGGCGCGGCAGTACCTTTCGGAGCACGAGGGCACCCACCGCCAGAGCCTGTCGGGCAGTTACCACACGGGGAAAGCCACACTGCAAGGCCGGGGCGGGCGCTACTTTTTCGGGGGCGTTCCGCAACCGGGCGTAGCGCGCGCGCGGATCTGGAATCCGAAGCAACAGCACTTCGGTACCGCCCAGGTGGGCTACACGTTCCGTCGGCTGAAACTGCATTACAAGCTGGACGGCCTCGACGAACAGATCTACAGCCTGGGGGCACCCCGCTACACCGGCACGCGCCTGGTGGCGACCGACGACCGCTTTCAGGTACGGCGCTTGACGCAGGTACTTTCGGCGGCGGCGCCGCAGGAAGCGCGTCTTCGCTGGGACGTCTTCGTCTCGCGGCAGGACTTCCTGCGCGCCCGCACCGGCACCGTCAAAGACCTGGTGACCCTGCATGAACAGGCACGCGGGGGCAGCGACAGCGACACCAGTCGGCTGGTCAATTACCACTCGCGGGGTTCGCTCATCAAAGGCCGGGAAGACGCGTGGCTGGGCTACGAAGTCGGTTACGAAGTAGACCGGGAAACCGGACGGGGGGCGCGCATTCGCGACGGACAACAAACGCTCTACGACGTGGCGGTGTTCGCCTCGGCAGAGCTGCAACCCGTGCCGCGCCTGCTGCTCAAGCCAGGGCTGCGGCTGGCCTACAACAGCCAGTATCAGGCCCCGCCCGTCCCATCGCTGAATGTAAAATACGACCTCTCCGATGCCTGGGCACTCCGCTTCACCTACGGGCGGGGATTTCGGGCGCCGTCGCTCAGTGAACTGTACCTGGAGTTCATGGACATCAACCACAACGTCCACGGCAATCCCGACCTGCGTGCCGAGTATTCGCACCACCTGGGGCTTTCTTCGGCGTTGCGGTGGGAACGGTGGGGCCTTGACTGGCAGACGGAACTGTCGCTGTTTTACAACGACGTGCGCGACAAAATCAGCCTGATTCAAGACACGCTCACCAACGACGCCTACCCCGTGCCGCGCTATCTTTATTTTAACATTGACCGGTTTCGCTCCCAGGGCGGTCAGTGGGAATTGCGCGCCCGGCGCCAGCGGCTGGAGGCGGGCGTGGGGGTCGGCTATACGGGTCGGCTGAATCAATACGAAGCCGCGTACACCACCGAAGCGCCCCGGTTTTTCTACAGCCCGCAACTGTCGGCTACCCTGAGTTACCGCCCCTTTGCCCGGGGACCTCAACTCTCGCTCTTTTACAAACGTACCGGCCGGACGCCCCTGCCAGGCCTGACCGCCGAAGGGCAACTGGTCACCTACCAGCAACCCGCCTACGCCTGGCTGGACGCAAGTGCTGTCCAGTCGTGGTGGGACGATCGGCTGACGCTGACCCTCGGCGTGCGGAACCTGCTGGACGTGACCAACGTGCGGGCGGGCTTCAGCGACAGCGCCCACGATGGCGGCTCCCAGACCTTGCTGGCGGTGGGGCGCAGTGGCTTCTTCCGGTTGCAATTTCTCATCTCCAACGCCCACTAA
- a CDS encoding FecCD family ABC transporter permease has product MTTTTLSSHRLYHARGLALGSLGAVLGLVALWALGVGAVPISAGESLSILWHRMVGGVGHYSDRQAMIFWSIRLPRLVETLLVGAALGVSGCALQGLFRNPLVEPALIGVSSGAALFTVVAMVFSQALAGTLAVLFGNYLLPAFAFVGGLVTTWIAYRLSQARFRTDVTLLILAGVAMNALTGALVGLVIFYADDAALRDFTFWSLGDLGGAHWQSLLVHTPLLIGATLGLLFFHRPLNALSLGESEAFHMGVEVEKVKKQVVVLSALAVGSAVSLCGIIGFVGLVVPHMVRLVWGSDHRLVLPASCLGGALLLLLADLLARTLVRPAELPIGVITALLGAPFFMFLLVRQKQIHHTR; this is encoded by the coding sequence ATGACCACGACAACGCTTTCTTCGCATCGCCTGTACCACGCGCGGGGCCTCGCGCTCGGCTCGTTGGGAGCCGTCCTGGGGCTGGTAGCGCTGTGGGCGCTGGGCGTCGGAGCCGTACCGATTTCCGCAGGGGAAAGCCTCAGCATCCTGTGGCACCGGATGGTTGGAGGCGTGGGGCATTACTCGGACCGACAGGCCATGATTTTCTGGTCCATCCGGTTGCCACGCCTCGTGGAGACGCTGCTGGTCGGGGCCGCCCTCGGCGTGAGTGGATGCGCCCTGCAGGGCCTCTTTCGCAATCCGCTGGTGGAACCCGCGCTGATCGGCGTTTCCAGTGGTGCGGCCTTGTTTACGGTCGTCGCGATGGTGTTCAGCCAGGCGCTGGCGGGCACCCTGGCCGTCTTGTTCGGGAACTACCTCCTGCCGGCCTTTGCATTTGTGGGCGGGCTGGTCACTACCTGGATTGCCTACCGCCTCAGCCAGGCGCGCTTCCGCACTGACGTGACGCTCCTGATTCTGGCGGGTGTAGCCATGAATGCCCTAACCGGCGCACTGGTCGGACTCGTGATTTTCTATGCCGACGATGCAGCACTCCGCGATTTTACGTTCTGGTCGCTGGGCGATCTGGGTGGTGCCCACTGGCAAAGCCTCCTGGTGCATACGCCCCTCCTGATCGGGGCAACGCTGGGACTTCTCTTCTTTCACCGGCCGCTTAATGCCCTGTCGCTGGGCGAATCGGAAGCGTTTCACATGGGCGTAGAAGTCGAAAAGGTGAAGAAGCAGGTGGTGGTACTCAGCGCACTGGCCGTGGGCAGCGCCGTTTCGCTCTGCGGCATCATCGGATTCGTTGGGCTCGTCGTGCCACACATGGTACGTCTGGTCTGGGGATCGGACCACCGCCTCGTGCTGCCCGCGTCGTGTTTAGGCGGGGCCCTGCTGCTGCTCCTTGCCGATCTGCTGGCTCGCACACTCGTGCGCCCGGCCGAGCTGCCCATTGGGGTCATCACGGCCCTGCTGGGCGCCCCGTTTTTCATGTTCCTGCTGGTACGTCAGAAACAAATCCACCACACACGATGA
- a CDS encoding HmuY family protein, with product MLSGCLAEDTPLQLPPPGPEETFQADLGSGYGDQVYFDFSTGQATVRDRESWDLGFYCGPDSFYVVLNGAKRMYAADPQTEDFASVTSRAGLAFRPDPPSGLLDSTVLGRWWTRATDAPVFVIDRGQKTSGLPIGTKKIQLRRAGHQVVLRYADLNGAGEDSLRITQDPLYNLMFFSFEDGGQLVEVEPPKTDWDVVFTTYTHIFEDQPDPAFRFYLVNGVLLNRHATVATDSIPARQQPFASLTLEQVPAYAFTAQLDVIGFDWKTFDMATNQYTVHDDWSYLVRTAENHYYKLQFLSFYNDAGDRGYPLIRYQRL from the coding sequence ATGCTCAGCGGATGCCTGGCGGAAGATACGCCTCTGCAACTCCCGCCCCCGGGACCGGAAGAAACGTTTCAGGCCGACCTGGGGTCCGGTTATGGCGATCAGGTCTATTTCGATTTCAGCACGGGACAGGCAACCGTCCGCGACCGGGAAAGCTGGGATCTGGGGTTCTATTGCGGTCCCGACAGCTTCTATGTGGTATTGAACGGCGCCAAGCGGATGTACGCCGCCGATCCGCAGACCGAAGACTTTGCGAGCGTTACCAGCCGGGCGGGACTCGCGTTTCGGCCCGATCCGCCGAGCGGACTTCTGGACAGCACGGTGCTGGGCCGATGGTGGACGCGGGCGACCGACGCCCCGGTATTTGTCATCGACCGCGGCCAGAAAACGTCCGGTTTGCCGATCGGCACAAAAAAAATTCAGCTGCGCCGGGCGGGGCATCAGGTCGTGCTGCGATACGCAGACCTGAACGGGGCGGGCGAAGATTCCCTGCGGATCACGCAGGACCCGCTGTACAACCTAATGTTCTTTTCCTTTGAGGATGGTGGGCAACTCGTCGAAGTAGAGCCGCCGAAAACCGATTGGGACGTGGTTTTCACCACCTATACCCATATTTTCGAGGACCAGCCCGATCCGGCCTTCCGCTTCTACCTGGTCAACGGCGTGCTGCTCAACCGCCACGCCACAGTCGCTACCGACTCCATTCCGGCCCGGCAACAGCCCTTTGCGTCCCTGACGCTGGAACAGGTACCGGCCTATGCCTTTACGGCACAACTGGATGTGATCGGGTTTGACTGGAAGACCTTCGACATGGCCACAAACCAGTACACCGTGCACGACGACTGGTCGTATCTGGTCCGCACGGCCGAAAACCACTACTATAAACTTCAGTTTCTCAGCTTTTACAACGACGCCGGTGACCGGGGGTACCCCCTGATCCGCTACCAGCGCTTGTGA
- a CDS encoding hemin-degrading factor — translation MKHTSALPDTPMALRQAWDDLKAQEPRLRIRDCAAQLGVSEAELLATTVGETAVRLQGDWPQLVKRLPDLGRVMSLTRNASCVLEHKGPFQKVDTFGEGDRAMGTVIGPIETRVFFKAWHVGFAVRLETPHGLQQSLQIFDREGTAVTKIYLQPESHQAVYDQLVADYRAEDQSNAQPTTPYAPETYATDVDREALLQDWAQLEDTHHFFGMLRKHQVHRLDALHLAEGRFAHRIAPEALASLLETAASTQLPIMIFAGNRGNLQIHQGKVRTIRVMGPWLNVLDPTFNMHLRQDHIDTAWIVEKPTTDGTVTALELYDPHKNLIAQLFGLRKPGVPEKSAWRALVAELPRL, via the coding sequence ATGAAACATACGTCCGCCCTCCCCGATACCCCGATGGCCCTCCGACAGGCCTGGGATGACTTAAAAGCCCAGGAACCTCGCCTCCGCATTCGCGATTGCGCCGCGCAACTCGGCGTGAGCGAAGCCGAACTGCTGGCCACTACCGTCGGCGAAACGGCCGTCCGGCTACAGGGCGACTGGCCGCAGCTGGTGAAGCGCCTGCCCGATCTGGGCCGGGTCATGTCGCTGACGCGGAATGCCAGCTGTGTGCTGGAACACAAAGGGCCGTTCCAGAAAGTCGATACGTTCGGCGAGGGCGACCGGGCCATGGGAACGGTGATCGGCCCCATCGAAACGCGGGTCTTCTTCAAAGCGTGGCACGTCGGCTTTGCCGTCCGCCTGGAGACGCCTCACGGCCTGCAACAGAGCCTGCAGATTTTTGATCGGGAAGGCACGGCCGTCACCAAGATTTACCTGCAACCGGAAAGTCACCAGGCCGTTTACGACCAACTCGTAGCCGATTACCGGGCCGAGGATCAAAGCAATGCGCAACCCACAACGCCCTACGCACCCGAGACGTACGCGACGGACGTGGACCGGGAAGCGCTGCTGCAGGATTGGGCTCAATTGGAAGACACCCACCACTTTTTCGGCATGCTGCGGAAGCATCAGGTCCACCGCCTCGACGCACTCCATCTGGCCGAAGGGCGCTTTGCTCACCGCATTGCTCCGGAAGCCCTAGCGTCGCTGCTGGAAACGGCCGCGTCGACCCAACTGCCGATCATGATCTTCGCGGGCAACCGCGGCAACCTTCAGATTCATCAGGGAAAAGTGCGGACCATCCGCGTGATGGGCCCCTGGCTCAACGTGCTGGACCCCACGTTCAACATGCACCTGCGGCAGGACCACATCGATACGGCCTGGATCGTGGAGAAACCGACGACCGACGGCACCGTGACGGCCCTCGAACTGTACGACCCGCATAAAAACCTGATTGCGCAACTGTTCGGTCTGCGGAAACCGGGCGTCCCCGAAAAGTCGGCCTGGCGCGCGCTGGTGGCCGAGCTTCCCCGCCTGTAA